A genomic segment from Bacteroidales bacterium encodes:
- a CDS encoding fumarate reductase/succinate dehydrogenase flavoprotein subunit: protein MVKLNSKIPDGNISEKWSRYKAMSNLVSPANKRKLDIIVVGSGLGGASAAASLGELGYNVKVFCYQDSPRRAHSIAAQGGINAAKNYQNDGDNVYRLFYDTVKGGDYRAREANVYRLAELSNNIIDQSVANGVPFARDYGGLLDNRSFGGAQVSRTFYARGQTGQQLLLGAYSGLCRQINKGTVQMFPRRDMLELVVIDGKAKGIVTRNLITGELEKHFGHAVILATGGYGNVFYLSTNAKGSNASPIWKAHKKGALFANPCYTQIHPTCIPVTGEHQSKLTLMSESLRNDGRIWVPGIKGDERKPNEIPETERDYYLERRYPAFGNLVPRDVASRAAKERCDAGYGVGTSKLAVYLDFFDSIKRIGKNAIEDKYGNLFQMYEKITAENPYQTPMRIYPAVHYVMGGLWVDYELMTTIPGLFALGECNFSDHGANRLGASALMQGLADGYFVIPNTIGNYLSDQIKVKRIPTDAAEFVETEKSVKIETDKLFDIKGKRTVDNFHKHLGKILWENCGMARNEEGLKRAKGLIKDLEQEFWKDVKIPGELNELNPELFKAGKLVDYFGLAQLLVKDALHRNESCGGHFREEYQTEDGEALRNDDDFRYVAAWEYQGKDNEPALTKEHLEFKDIELKQRNYK, encoded by the coding sequence ATGGTAAAATTAAATTCCAAAATCCCCGATGGTAACATATCCGAAAAATGGTCGAGATATAAAGCCATGTCTAATCTGGTTAGTCCGGCAAATAAAAGAAAACTCGACATTATTGTTGTCGGTTCGGGACTTGGTGGTGCTTCCGCTGCTGCGTCTCTTGGTGAACTCGGTTATAATGTGAAAGTTTTTTGTTATCAGGATAGTCCGCGGAGAGCACACAGTATTGCTGCGCAAGGAGGTATAAATGCTGCAAAAAATTATCAGAACGATGGCGACAATGTATATCGTTTATTTTATGATACTGTTAAAGGCGGCGATTACAGGGCAAGAGAAGCAAATGTTTATCGTTTGGCTGAACTCAGCAATAATATAATTGACCAGAGTGTTGCTAATGGAGTGCCGTTTGCGAGAGATTACGGCGGATTGCTCGACAATCGTTCTTTTGGCGGAGCACAGGTTTCGCGAACTTTTTATGCAAGAGGACAAACAGGTCAGCAGCTACTGCTTGGTGCATACAGCGGTTTGTGCCGTCAGATTAACAAAGGTACCGTGCAGATGTTTCCCCGCAGAGATATGCTCGAATTAGTTGTTATTGATGGAAAAGCAAAAGGCATTGTTACAAGAAATTTAATTACAGGTGAATTGGAAAAACATTTCGGTCATGCTGTTATTCTTGCTACGGGCGGTTATGGAAATGTATTTTATCTTTCTACAAATGCAAAGGGCTCTAATGCTTCACCAATCTGGAAGGCACACAAGAAGGGAGCATTGTTCGCAAATCCCTGCTATACGCAAATTCATCCCACATGTATTCCTGTTACCGGTGAACATCAGTCAAAACTCACTTTGATGAGTGAAAGTTTGAGAAATGACGGAAGAATATGGGTTCCGGGAATTAAGGGCGATGAAAGAAAACCCAATGAAATACCTGAAACGGAAAGAGATTATTACCTCGAAAGAAGATATCCTGCATTCGGAAACCTTGTCCCGCGTGACGTAGCTTCAAGAGCCGCAAAAGAGCGATGTGATGCTGGTTACGGAGTGGGAACATCGAAACTTGCCGTTTATCTTGATTTTTTCGATTCAATTAAACGCATAGGGAAAAATGCTATTGAAGATAAATATGGAAATTTGTTTCAGATGTATGAAAAAATAACTGCTGAAAATCCATATCAAACTCCAATGAGAATATATCCTGCCGTACATTACGTAATGGGCGGTTTGTGGGTTGATTACGAATTAATGACTACAATTCCGGGATTATTTGCACTTGGTGAATGTAACTTTTCCGACCACGGTGCAAACAGGTTAGGTGCATCTGCATTGATGCAGGGCTTGGCTGACGGATATTTTGTAATACCAAATACAATCGGAAATTATCTTTCCGACCAGATAAAAGTCAAGAGAATTCCTACCGATGCTGCCGAATTTGTTGAAACCGAAAAATCGGTAAAAATTGAAACCGATAAATTATTTGATATTAAAGGCAAACGTACTGTTGATAATTTTCATAAACATCTTGGGAAAATATTGTGGGAAAATTGCGGAATGGCACGAAATGAAGAAGGATTGAAAAGAGCAAAGGGTTTGATAAAAGATTTGGAACAGGAATTCTGGAAAGATGTGAAAATTCCCGGTGAACTTAACGAACTGAATCCTGAACTTTTTAAAGCAGGAAAACTTGTTGATTATTTTGGATTAGCACAACTTTTAGTTAAAGATGCATTGCACCGAAATGAATCATGCGGCGGACATTTCCGCGAAGAATATCAGACAGAGGATGGCGAAGCACTTCGCAATGACGATGATTTCAGATATGTTGCTGCATGGGAATATCAGGGCAAAGACAACGAGCCGGCTCTGACAAAAGAACACCTCGAATTTAAAGATATTGAACTTAAACAAAGAAATTATAAATAG
- a CDS encoding tetratricopeptide repeat protein, which yields MGNQNIKKKHPVQSQKLKAIDKNEKLKKTIYFILSAIVLLTIIVFSNSLRNNFISNWDDDVYILNNTDIKDFNFVKFGRILHSYYNSNYHPLTTLYYAIEYNVFGMNPVPFHLSNLLFHLMNVCLVFYFIFLLTKKTDVATIVSVLFAIHPMHVESVSWIAERKDVLYAFFFLGSLIYYLKYIQNDSKYKPLVISGILFLFSCFSKSMAVTLPFVLILIDYYLTRQFSKKIILEKIPFFIIAIIFGAVAFDSQSQFGSTNMAPVFSAFSRIFLLSYSVMYYVVMLFFPVNLSAIHYYPINQGEALPMYCYFSLLAIALIAFGVYKAKKMKKEIIFGLLFFIITISLVIQLVPIGRAIVSERYSYITYLGLFFIIGMFYNGIVEKYFSSSINKLKPVLQFSFIIYILIFSYESYSRNKVWKNGIILFTDVIEKYPDKSHPYLARAGAKMNINDSQGALEDYASAIKLDPNNAEAYNNRAVIENTQKQYEAAIADCKEAIRIKPGYPDAYNNYGVALNNLKKYKEAIEVFNKAIKFNHTFFIAYANRGFAENILKDFKSALTDCNIAISINPYYPEAYNDRGVAKQNLKDFKGAIEDYTKVISLNPSHAKAYQNRAMIKYNLKDYQGAVNDFEKSLQFDSSNVENYYNIGVSKYYLNDMQGACENWRKASQKGYAPADIIARSYCK from the coding sequence ATGGGTAACCAAAACATCAAGAAAAAACATCCCGTTCAATCACAGAAATTAAAAGCTATAGATAAAAACGAGAAACTAAAAAAAACCATCTATTTTATTTTATCCGCAATTGTACTTCTTACTATTATTGTATTTTCAAACTCGCTGAGAAATAATTTCATTTCAAACTGGGATGATGATGTTTACATTCTGAACAATACCGACATTAAAGATTTTAATTTTGTTAAGTTCGGAAGAATTCTTCATAGTTATTACAATTCCAATTATCATCCATTAACGACTTTATATTATGCAATTGAATACAATGTTTTCGGAATGAATCCTGTTCCGTTTCATTTGTCAAATCTTTTGTTTCACTTAATGAACGTTTGTCTTGTCTTTTATTTTATTTTTCTTTTAACAAAAAAAACTGATGTGGCTACAATTGTTTCGGTTTTATTTGCAATACATCCTATGCACGTGGAATCAGTATCGTGGATTGCCGAGCGTAAGGATGTACTTTATGCTTTTTTCTTTCTCGGCTCGCTTATTTATTATTTAAAATACATTCAAAATGACAGTAAATATAAGCCATTGGTAATTTCGGGAATTTTATTTCTTTTTTCGTGCTTCTCAAAATCAATGGCAGTAACACTGCCTTTTGTACTTATACTTATTGATTACTATCTCACACGACAATTTTCAAAAAAAATAATTCTCGAAAAAATTCCTTTTTTCATAATTGCAATAATTTTCGGAGCAGTTGCTTTTGATTCGCAAAGTCAATTCGGCTCAACAAATATGGCTCCTGTATTTTCCGCTTTCAGCAGAATTTTTCTTTTAAGTTATTCTGTTATGTATTATGTTGTAATGCTCTTTTTTCCCGTAAATCTTTCGGCAATTCACTATTACCCCATAAATCAGGGCGAAGCACTTCCCATGTATTGTTATTTTTCACTTTTAGCAATTGCTTTAATTGCTTTCGGAGTTTATAAAGCAAAAAAAATGAAAAAAGAAATAATTTTCGGTTTATTGTTTTTCATAATAACCATTTCGCTGGTGATACAACTCGTTCCAATAGGAAGAGCAATTGTTTCGGAACGATATTCATACATTACTTATCTGGGATTATTTTTTATAATAGGAATGTTTTACAACGGAATTGTTGAAAAATATTTCAGCAGCAGTATAAATAAATTAAAACCTGTACTTCAGTTTTCATTTATAATTTATATTTTGATTTTTTCATACGAATCGTATTCGCGAAACAAAGTGTGGAAAAATGGAATAATATTGTTTACCGATGTTATTGAAAAATATCCTGATAAAAGTCATCCTTATCTTGCAAGAGCCGGAGCAAAAATGAACATTAACGATTCTCAAGGTGCATTAGAAGATTATGCTTCAGCAATAAAATTAGACCCTAATAATGCCGAAGCATATAATAACAGGGCAGTAATTGAAAATACTCAAAAGCAATATGAAGCTGCTATTGCCGATTGCAAGGAAGCAATAAGAATAAAACCCGGTTATCCCGACGCATATAATAATTATGGTGTGGCTCTTAACAATCTAAAAAAATACAAAGAGGCAATAGAAGTTTTTAACAAAGCAATCAAGTTTAATCATACTTTCTTCATTGCATATGCTAATAGAGGTTTTGCGGAAAATATTCTTAAAGATTTTAAAAGTGCATTAACCGATTGCAACATAGCAATATCAATAAATCCTTATTATCCCGAAGCATATAACGACAGGGGCGTTGCAAAGCAAAACCTGAAAGATTTTAAAGGTGCCATTGAGGATTATACAAAAGTAATTTCTTTAAATCCCTCTCATGCCAAAGCATACCAAAACCGTGCAATGATAAAATATAATTTAAAAGATTACCAGGGAGCAGTAAACGATTTCGAAAAATCACTTCAGTTCGATTCCTCAAATGTTGAAAATTATTATAACATCGGTGTTTCCAAATATTATCTTAATGACATGCAGGGAGCATGCGAAAACTGGCGAAAAGCAAGCCAAAAAGGTTATGCTCCGGCGGATATAATTGCAAGAAGTTATTGTAAATAA
- a CDS encoding succinate dehydrogenase cytochrome b subunit → MENAAFIFSSIGKKFIVAVAGAFLMIFLCVHLTVNLFLLAGDDGKLFNIASHFMGTNFIIQKLQWLLAIGFILHMFYAAYVTVKNWLARPVGYRVRRDTETSFFSRYMIHTGIIVFIFICLHLMNFFYKIKFTDMAEYEYNHFLMVSSLFKQQTYSIVYVVALLILGFHLNHAFQSAFQTLGFNHNKYTPAIKAFGVIYAIIIAGGFIAIPIYFMFF, encoded by the coding sequence ATGGAAAATGCTGCTTTTATATTTTCTTCCATCGGAAAAAAATTCATCGTCGCAGTGGCCGGTGCTTTTTTGATGATTTTTTTATGTGTTCATTTAACAGTAAATCTTTTTCTTTTAGCAGGTGATGACGGAAAACTTTTTAATATTGCTTCTCATTTTATGGGAACAAATTTCATCATACAAAAATTGCAGTGGCTTCTGGCAATTGGTTTTATACTGCACATGTTTTATGCGGCTTACGTAACTGTAAAAAACTGGCTGGCAAGACCGGTAGGTTATCGTGTAAGACGCGATACCGAGACATCTTTTTTCTCAAGATATATGATTCATACAGGAATAATAGTTTTTATTTTTATATGTCTTCATCTTATGAATTTCTTTTATAAAATTAAATTTACCGATATGGCAGAATATGAATATAACCATTTTCTTATGGTAAGTTCTTTATTCAAACAGCAAACTTATTCCATTGTATACGTAGTTGCATTGCTCATTCTGGGCTTTCATCTTAATCATGCTTTTCAGTCGGCATTTCAGACACTCGGCTTCAATCACAACAAATACACGCCGGCAATAAAGGCATTCGGAGTAATTTATGCAATAATTATAGCAGGTGGGTTTATTGCCATTCCAATATATTTTATGTTTTTCTGA
- a CDS encoding tetratricopeptide repeat protein: MRKNIFTTAVILISYLLLHTSFSLAAENVPLTKGQTHTIDSLKQVLKMADNKGKAKVYNELAKTYLSLSYEKAYEYAKQALELAKKYKNKDEEANAIFAIGNVYNFQSLHDKALPYFQKALEMYQKSGNKIQTAKALNNIGLIYIYAGEYSKAMQYFQKTEKLSHEINYPKGLMHASLNIGTVYGNTGEYKKALQNYKDIISLSKKVNDTYFLSLSTYAAGKIYNLTGDYAKAFEYSQEALKIYEQLFARERNLVNKRGVANALSAIGLIYFNIGNSNKSLEYHKRALKIYEELNNKYGISLCLNNIGTIYKESGNANKAMEYFKQALKYAEETSSKKLIAELLNNIGNTYYTSGNYNEALNKYRKSFEIARETGNKQLMVIALCNIGFDNMRLKKYREGEKYFKQSIELAKEIGDKKNIVSNYEGYSELKYLEGNYKEAFEYHKLFKIMNDSIYNEGGSKKIAGLQFKYETERKDKELILNNKKIEILQHDKKIALLKLYILIVALLLLVIIGLLIYNRQRIKALKEREITEKNMQIQETQQALLEAELKNTQLEKEQLGKELEYKNKEFTNLCSQIIQKNELLNDISENLHKFPKDENYDTMLSQIHGMTKLINQKLNLDRDRKEFEKHIELMNQNFYLKLEKLYPGLTDTQKRLACLLKLNMSPKEISTLLGITHSSVEVYKTRLKKLLGVEQDTSVAEFLANI, encoded by the coding sequence ATGAGAAAAAATATTTTCACAACAGCAGTAATTCTTATCTCATACCTCCTGCTTCATACTTCATTTTCCCTCGCAGCCGAAAACGTCCCACTCACAAAAGGGCAAACACATACAATCGACAGCTTAAAGCAAGTTTTAAAAATGGCTGACAATAAAGGGAAAGCCAAAGTTTACAATGAACTTGCAAAAACGTATTTATCATTATCATATGAAAAAGCTTATGAATATGCGAAGCAAGCATTAGAACTGGCAAAAAAATATAAAAATAAGGACGAAGAGGCAAATGCAATATTTGCTATTGGAAATGTATATAATTTCCAATCTTTGCATGATAAAGCATTGCCTTATTTTCAGAAAGCTTTGGAAATGTATCAAAAGTCAGGAAACAAAATACAAACAGCAAAAGCTTTAAATAACATTGGACTTATTTATATATATGCCGGGGAATATAGCAAAGCCATGCAATATTTTCAAAAAACGGAAAAACTTTCCCATGAAATCAATTATCCGAAGGGACTCATGCATGCCTCGCTAAACATTGGAACTGTATATGGAAATACCGGAGAATACAAAAAGGCATTACAAAATTACAAAGACATAATTTCTTTGAGTAAAAAAGTGAATGACACTTATTTTTTATCTCTTTCAACCTATGCAGCAGGAAAAATATATAATCTTACGGGTGATTATGCGAAAGCATTTGAATATTCACAGGAAGCACTAAAAATATATGAACAATTATTTGCCCGTGAAAGAAATTTAGTTAACAAGCGTGGTGTGGCAAATGCATTAAGCGCAATAGGGCTGATTTATTTCAATATTGGTAATTCAAACAAATCCCTTGAATATCATAAGCGGGCTTTGAAAATATACGAGGAATTAAATAATAAGTATGGAATATCTCTTTGTTTGAATAATATAGGAACGATTTATAAAGAATCAGGTAATGCTAACAAAGCAATGGAATATTTTAAACAAGCACTTAAATATGCTGAAGAAACCAGTAGTAAAAAACTTATTGCGGAACTATTAAATAATATCGGAAACACTTATTACACATCAGGTAATTATAATGAAGCATTGAACAAGTATCGAAAATCATTTGAAATTGCAAGGGAAACAGGAAATAAACAATTAATGGTTATTGCTTTATGTAATATTGGGTTTGATAATATGAGGTTAAAGAAATACAGGGAAGGAGAGAAATATTTTAAGCAAAGCATTGAATTAGCAAAAGAAATAGGAGATAAAAAAAATATTGTAAGTAATTATGAAGGATATTCAGAGTTGAAATATTTGGAAGGAAATTATAAGGAAGCATTTGAATATCATAAGCTGTTTAAAATAATGAATGATAGTATTTATAACGAAGGAGGCAGTAAAAAGATAGCGGGGTTACAATTCAAATACGAAACTGAAAGAAAAGATAAAGAACTTATCCTGAATAATAAAAAAATTGAAATATTACAACACGACAAAAAAATAGCTCTGTTGAAACTATACATACTTATTGTTGCTTTGCTGCTTCTTGTGATAATTGGCTTATTGATTTATAACCGTCAGCGGATTAAAGCACTCAAAGAACGAGAAATTACTGAGAAGAACATGCAAATACAAGAAACACAGCAAGCATTGCTCGAAGCAGAATTAAAAAACACTCAACTAGAAAAAGAACAGTTGGGAAAAGAGTTGGAATATAAAAACAAAGAATTTACGAATTTATGTTCACAAATAATTCAAAAAAACGAATTGCTTAATGATATTAGTGAAAATCTGCATAAATTCCCCAAAGATGAAAATTATGATACAATGCTGTCTCAAATTCACGGAATGACTAAATTAATAAACCAAAAGTTAAATTTAGACCGCGACCGTAAAGAATTTGAAAAACATATAGAACTAATGAATCAGAACTTTTATCTGAAATTAGAAAAGTTATATCCTGGACTAACCGATACTCAAAAACGGCTTGCTTGCCTGCTTAAATTAAATATGTCTCCAAAAGAAATTTCTACTTTGCTTGGTATTACTCATAGTAGTGTGGAAGTGTACAAAACCCGACTTAAAAAACTGCTTGGAGTTGAGCAGGATACATCCGTTGCAGAATTCCTTGCCAACATATAA
- a CDS encoding aminopeptidase P N-terminal domain-containing protein, which translates to MKYLPINNELFISNRKNFIKNLKPNSVAILNANDEFPRNGDQDFPFRQNSDFFYLTGIDQEKSILLLAPDCPNPKLREVLFNVETNEYIAVWYGAKYTKEQATQTSGIKNVQWLENFESVLKEVMSTAENVYLNTNENARYSNTVPYRELRFIKDLKERFPVHNYFRAAPILTKLRTVKSTIEVELIKKACEITEKGFRRVLNFVKPGVFEYEIEAELIHEFIRNRATTHSFAPIVASGKNACVLHYVENNKECKDGDLILIDCGAEYANYAGDMTRTIPVSGKFTKRQKDVYNACLRVMKEAKKMLVVGTTIDEYHVQVCKVMDKELIGLGLYTEEAVKKQDPAKPMFFKYFMHGTSHFMGMDVHDVGCKQQKLETGMVFSCEPGIYIPEESIGIRLENDILVTEKGPVDLMENIPIEVDDIEKLMKK; encoded by the coding sequence ATGAAATACTTACCAATCAACAATGAGCTTTTTATAAGCAACAGAAAAAATTTTATAAAAAATCTAAAACCAAATTCAGTTGCAATTTTAAATGCGAATGATGAGTTTCCACGCAACGGCGACCAGGATTTTCCGTTCCGTCAGAATTCCGATTTCTTTTATTTGACAGGAATTGACCAGGAAAAAAGTATTTTGTTGCTTGCCCCCGATTGTCCTAATCCGAAGTTAAGAGAAGTTTTATTTAATGTTGAAACAAACGAATACATTGCTGTTTGGTATGGAGCAAAATACACAAAAGAGCAGGCAACGCAAACATCGGGAATTAAAAATGTTCAGTGGCTCGAAAATTTCGAATCGGTTCTGAAAGAAGTTATGTCAACTGCGGAGAATGTTTACTTGAATACAAACGAAAACGCAAGATATTCAAATACTGTTCCATACAGAGAATTAAGATTTATCAAAGATTTAAAAGAAAGATTTCCTGTTCATAATTACTTCAGAGCAGCTCCGATTCTTACAAAATTGCGTACCGTTAAATCAACAATAGAAGTTGAATTAATAAAGAAAGCTTGCGAAATTACTGAAAAGGGCTTCAGAAGAGTTTTGAATTTCGTGAAGCCCGGTGTGTTCGAATACGAAATAGAAGCGGAATTAATTCACGAATTTATCAGAAACAGGGCTACAACTCATTCGTTTGCTCCAATAGTTGCATCAGGCAAAAATGCATGTGTTCTTCATTATGTTGAAAATAACAAAGAATGTAAAGACGGTGATTTGATTCTTATTGATTGTGGAGCAGAATATGCAAACTATGCCGGCGATATGACCCGCACAATTCCTGTCAGCGGTAAATTCACAAAGCGACAGAAAGATGTCTATAATGCATGTTTGCGTGTTATGAAAGAAGCAAAAAAAATGCTTGTTGTCGGAACTACCATTGACGAGTATCATGTGCAAGTTTGCAAAGTGATGGATAAGGAATTAATTGGCTTGGGACTTTACACCGAAGAAGCTGTTAAAAAACAAGACCCTGCAAAACCAATGTTTTTCAAATATTTCATGCATGGCACTTCACATTTTATGGGCATGGATGTTCACGATGTGGGCTGCAAACAACAAAAACTTGAAACAGGAATGGTATTTTCATGCGAACCCGGAATTTATATCCCCGAAGAAAGCATCGGCATTCGTTTAGAAAACGATATTTTAGTTACAGAAAAAGGTCCGGTTGATTTAATGGAAAATATTCCGATTGAAGTTGATGATATTGAGAAATTGATGAAAAAATAA
- the fabG gene encoding 3-oxoacyl-[acyl-carrier-protein] reductase gives MKLLENKTALITGASRGIGRAIAIKFAQEGANVAFSDLFQDDNMKSLETELTSLGVKVKGYASDASSFAASDELINNVANDFGKIDILVNNAGITRDNLLMRMSEEEWDLVLKVNLKSVFNLTKAVQKVMLKQRFGSIINMSSVVGVEGNAGQSNYSASKAGIIGFTKSVAQELGSRNIRCNAIAPGFIETEMTAKLPEDIKKNWINGIPLKRAGKPEDVANVATFLASDLSSYVSGQVIHVCGGMLM, from the coding sequence ATGAAACTTTTAGAAAACAAAACTGCATTAATAACAGGTGCCTCAAGAGGTATCGGCAGAGCGATTGCAATTAAATTTGCGCAGGAAGGTGCTAACGTTGCCTTCTCTGATTTATTTCAGGATGACAATATGAAATCATTAGAAACAGAATTGACTTCACTCGGAGTGAAAGTAAAAGGATATGCATCTGATGCAAGCTCTTTCGCTGCCTCCGATGAACTTATAAATAATGTTGCAAATGATTTTGGAAAAATTGATATACTTGTGAATAATGCAGGAATAACAAGAGACAACCTCCTGATGCGAATGAGCGAAGAAGAATGGGATTTGGTTTTAAAAGTAAATTTGAAATCGGTTTTTAATCTCACAAAAGCCGTTCAGAAAGTGATGTTGAAACAACGTTTCGGCTCAATAATAAATATGAGTTCGGTTGTTGGTGTTGAAGGAAACGCAGGTCAATCGAATTATTCGGCATCAAAAGCAGGAATAATAGGTTTCACAAAATCAGTAGCACAGGAACTTGGTTCAAGAAATATTCGTTGTAATGCAATAGCACCGGGATTTATCGAAACCGAAATGACAGCTAAACTTCCTGAAGACATAAAGAAAAACTGGATTAACGGTATTCCATTGAAACGAGCCGGCAAACCCGAAGATGTTGCAAATGTTGCAACTTTTCTCGCATCCGATTTGTCAAGCTATGTGAGCGGACAAGTGATTCATGTGTGCGGAGGAATGTTGATGTAA
- a CDS encoding HEPN domain-containing protein gives MKTKKEHIKYWIEQAKDDWEAVDTLFKGKKYLQSLFFTHLVIEKICKSIWIKHNKENIPPRTHNLLHLLASTPVELPDEISEFLLYLNRFQIEGRYPEYITKIRNICNKRFTKDLINKTNTLRLWLLKKLQ, from the coding sequence ATGAAAACAAAAAAGGAACACATTAAATATTGGATAGAACAAGCTAAAGATGACTGGGAAGCTGTTGATACATTATTTAAAGGAAAAAAATATTTACAATCACTGTTTTTTACTCATCTTGTAATAGAAAAGATTTGCAAGTCAATATGGATAAAGCATAATAAAGAAAATATTCCGCCAAGAACCCACAATCTTCTACATTTACTTGCTTCGACACCTGTTGAATTACCTGATGAGATAAGTGAATTTTTGTTGTATCTGAATAGATTTCAAATTGAAGGGAGGTATCCTGAATACATTACAAAAATTCGCAATATTTGTAATAAAAGATTTACAAAGGATTTGATTAATAAAACAAATACCTTAAGATTATGGTTACTAAAAAAACTGCAATAA
- a CDS encoding nucleotidyltransferase domain-containing protein, whose amino-acid sequence MVTKKTAINTAKSFVKDCNSIGLNFYKVFLFGSVAKNKINEWSDIDLLIVSDQFGDNVFENLKLYSKINIKYPIIETHPYSTSYFKHGDDFLKKISKESLEI is encoded by the coding sequence ATGGTTACTAAAAAAACTGCAATAAATACAGCAAAATCATTTGTTAAAGATTGTAATTCTATTGGATTGAATTTTTACAAAGTATTTTTGTTTGGGTCAGTTGCAAAAAATAAAATTAATGAATGGTCAGACATTGACTTATTGATAGTTTCTGACCAGTTTGGAGATAATGTTTTTGAGAATTTAAAATTATATTCAAAAATAAATATTAAATATCCTATTATAGAAACACATCCTTATTCAACAAGTTATTTTAAACATGGAGATGATTTTTTGAAAAAAATAAGTAAAGAAAGTTTGGAAATTTGA